The following proteins are co-located in the Primulina tabacum isolate GXHZ01 chromosome 11, ASM2559414v2, whole genome shotgun sequence genome:
- the LOC142519061 gene encoding uncharacterized protein LOC142519061 isoform X2, producing the protein MTRSALDETSASGAFVRSPSTFRNFICRDPNSSFPAEAGRYHLYVSYACPWASRCLACLKIKGLDKAISFTSVKPQWGRTKDTDEHMGWLFPASNSEEPGADPDPLNGAKSIRDLYELASTNYSGKYTVPVLWDKKLKTIVNNESSEIIRMFNTEFNDIAENALLDLYPPHLQPQINELNDLIYDEINNGVYKCGFAKKQEPYDVAVTKLYEALDKCEQILSKQRYLCGDALTEADIRLFVTLIRFDEVYAVHFKCNKKLLREYPNIFNFTKDIFQIPGVSGTVHMAHIKKHYYGSQPTINPFGIIPHGPNIDYSSAHDRHRFSK; encoded by the exons ATGACTCGTTCTGCTCTGGATGAGACGTCTGCAAGTGGTGCGTTTGTGAGGAGTCCTTCCACTTTCCGTAATTTCATTTGCAGGGATCCCAATTCCTCTTTTCCCGCAGAGGCCGGGAGGTATCATTTGTATGTATCGTACGCCTGTCCCTGGGCATCCAGGTGTCTTGCGTGCCTGAAAATCAAAGGGCTTGACAAAGCCATCTCTTTTACG TCTGTCAAACCCCAGTGGGGAAGGACAAAGGATACCGATGAGCACATGGGATGGCTTTTTCCTGCTTCAAATTCCGAGGAACCTGGAGCCGATCCAGACCCTTTGAATGGTGCAAAAAGTATAAGAGATCTGTATGAACTTGCAAGTACGAATTACTCGGGAAAATATACGGTCCCG GTTCTTTGGGATAAGAAACTCAAGACAATTGTCAACAATGAGAGCTCGGAGATAATCCGCATGTTCAATACAGAATTCAATGATATTGCTGAAAATGCATTGCTGGACCTTTATCCTCCCCACTTGCAACCGCAAATCAATGAACTGAATGATTTGATATATGATGAGATTAATAACGGGGTCTATAAATGCGGATTTGCTAAGAAGCAGGAACCTTACGATGTG GCTGTGACGAAATTATATGAAGCTTTAGATAAATGTGAGCAGATATTGAGTAAGCAGCGATATCTCTGTGGAGATGCACTGACCGAAGCAGATATACGCTTGTTTGTGACCCTCATAAGATTTGATGAG GTCTATGCTGTTCACTTCAAATGCAACAAGAAGTTATTACGAGAGTATCCGAATATCTTCAATTTCACCAAAGACATATTTCAAATCCCTGGAGTCAGCGGCACAGTTCACATGGCCCACATTAAAAAGCATTATTATGGAAGCCAACCGACCATCAATCCATTTGGAATCATCCCTCACGGTCCAAATATCGACTATTCTTCTGCCCATGACCGGCACAGGTTTTCTAAGTAA
- the LOC142519061 gene encoding uncharacterized protein LOC142519061 isoform X1, whose amino-acid sequence MQSSVPMTRSALDETSASGAFVRSPSTFRNFICRDPNSSFPAEAGRYHLYVSYACPWASRCLACLKIKGLDKAISFTSVKPQWGRTKDTDEHMGWLFPASNSEEPGADPDPLNGAKSIRDLYELASTNYSGKYTVPVLWDKKLKTIVNNESSEIIRMFNTEFNDIAENALLDLYPPHLQPQINELNDLIYDEINNGVYKCGFAKKQEPYDVAVTKLYEALDKCEQILSKQRYLCGDALTEADIRLFVTLIRFDEVYAVHFKCNKKLLREYPNIFNFTKDIFQIPGVSGTVHMAHIKKHYYGSQPTINPFGIIPHGPNIDYSSAHDRHRFSK is encoded by the exons ATGCAATCCTCAGTTCCGATGACTCGTTCTGCTCTGGATGAGACGTCTGCAAGTGGTGCGTTTGTGAGGAGTCCTTCCACTTTCCGTAATTTCATTTGCAGGGATCCCAATTCCTCTTTTCCCGCAGAGGCCGGGAGGTATCATTTGTATGTATCGTACGCCTGTCCCTGGGCATCCAGGTGTCTTGCGTGCCTGAAAATCAAAGGGCTTGACAAAGCCATCTCTTTTACG TCTGTCAAACCCCAGTGGGGAAGGACAAAGGATACCGATGAGCACATGGGATGGCTTTTTCCTGCTTCAAATTCCGAGGAACCTGGAGCCGATCCAGACCCTTTGAATGGTGCAAAAAGTATAAGAGATCTGTATGAACTTGCAAGTACGAATTACTCGGGAAAATATACGGTCCCG GTTCTTTGGGATAAGAAACTCAAGACAATTGTCAACAATGAGAGCTCGGAGATAATCCGCATGTTCAATACAGAATTCAATGATATTGCTGAAAATGCATTGCTGGACCTTTATCCTCCCCACTTGCAACCGCAAATCAATGAACTGAATGATTTGATATATGATGAGATTAATAACGGGGTCTATAAATGCGGATTTGCTAAGAAGCAGGAACCTTACGATGTG GCTGTGACGAAATTATATGAAGCTTTAGATAAATGTGAGCAGATATTGAGTAAGCAGCGATATCTCTGTGGAGATGCACTGACCGAAGCAGATATACGCTTGTTTGTGACCCTCATAAGATTTGATGAG GTCTATGCTGTTCACTTCAAATGCAACAAGAAGTTATTACGAGAGTATCCGAATATCTTCAATTTCACCAAAGACATATTTCAAATCCCTGGAGTCAGCGGCACAGTTCACATGGCCCACATTAAAAAGCATTATTATGGAAGCCAACCGACCATCAATCCATTTGGAATCATCCCTCACGGTCCAAATATCGACTATTCTTCTGCCCATGACCGGCACAGGTTTTCTAAGTAA